Genomic DNA from Accipiter gentilis chromosome 9, bAccGen1.1, whole genome shotgun sequence:
AGTGCCTTCTAGAACCAAATGTTCCTGTATACAATTGGCTATTTTAATAACATCCATCCCATGAGGTCATTTTGCAGAAACCTCATTGGAGTTACTCATGCATGTTCAGTCTGCTCAAGGACTGGCATCATACATTCCCTCTCTATATAAGTTCTCAGAGATGTGCTTCATATAGGCCATCTCCTTACTGGAAGCCTCATAATTCTGCAAGAATGATGAGTCCTTACATCTTATACTGTAAAAGACCACAGTATGTTGCTATAGATTTTTAAAGGAGGTTCTGTTGGTTTTATATCAGTACTCACAGATCTAAGCAACTTGGAGAAAGtgtaaattctgtgttttgaGAGCAAAAGTCAGACAGATAGGCACAGGCAGGTAAGAACCTTGGGTAAAATATATCAGCATGTATATGGCAGGAGATGTCTAATAGGACTCCAGCTAAGGCTTTCTATTATAACCTGTTTTCACTTATATGTAATGTTTGGAGATAATCTCTTTTCTGGTAGAAAGCAGCTCTGTTGTGTCTCAACCTAGAACTGGCCTTCATATTTGTGAAAAGTCTGGATAACATCTGAACATTTAGTTAAACTCAAAAACATGATCTAGATTTTTACTCATTTGCAGCTCTGTGGGTTTTAAcctcttctgcaaaataaaatgctagtttttcctcctctcatcTCTCAGGTATAACTTCTTTTTATAAGTCACCAGTTCTAGTCTgtccaaaacaaacacacatatatacaatGTGTGGGTGTGTGTCATTGTTCACTCCTGGTCTACCTTTCCTCTattaccaagattttaaattcATCACAGCTAATTCCATCCTAGAGTTCTTGCACTTATTTCCTCCATATCCCCAATGAAAGTCCTTCAAACATTTCAAGCTAATATTGAATGATAAGAGACTAGCTGAGGAATTTAAGctgacctttcagaaaaagctgctgACAAAGGTCAGAGAATATAGAATTatctaggttggaagggacaccTACAAGTCCTTTCGTCCAACATCCTGCTCAAAGGAGGACCAAGTCTTGAGTGTTCAACTTTAGCTAAAGTTCTTCAGCTTGTTCCTAATCCTTCAATATTAGGGTAAAACATCCAGTGGGTTCTTCAGACTCCAGTGAAGAAGTTTTTACAATTATGAGTGAGGTTAGTGGCAGAGACAGTTGGTGACCAATCCTACGAAGAAAATAACGACAAGAACAATgaatggggaggggaaaggaataGAACATACTTCTTTCACAAACAGTATCTGGGTCTACCAGTCCTGTAGCAGGCAATGCTTGATTTTAATAGCTTGGAAAGACTCTTTTCCCCTCCCAAATGAtgctctgcctctgcttcttccaaatGGTTCAGTATTCCTGATTGCATGTTAAAGTATCTAAACTGTAAAAGACAATTGGATTTTGATTTGAAACCacaatgtatttttccatttctaatggTAGTATTTAGCATCAAGACATCTTAATAGTTACTTAAGTATTTGTTTGAATTCTGCTTTCTTGTTCAGAAAACCATCTTGGCCTGCCTTCTTGTTCTGGCCATTAGCATGCCACTGTCAAATGCTTATTGCTTCTTTCAGCCATTGAGGCCAGAGATGTCTGACGGTGAGCATGCAGGTAAGAAGTCAACTGTCCTCAACTTGACAGACATCACCACAAGCACTGCCTGATTTGATTTGTCCATTCTGTGCAATCTATCACAATTTAGAACTGTGGAAACAGTGGAGAGAAACCACTAGGAaagcggggggagagggggtttGGAGAGCAGGGAATTTATAATatgttataaaaaaaagaagagtttatctGAGGAGCATCACAGAAACCAAATTACAAATGAATTTTGTCCAGGGAAGTAGCATAGGCTTAGTTTATCCATCTGCATGAAGTAATAATTCATATTTTCACTATGGCAGTGTATTTAGAAATacagagaagggaggagaagggcCTTTCTCTATGTATGTGTGTAGTCAGTATAAAGCAGGAAACTGATTGGCAAGTGTTCAGCACACTGATCGATTTACTCATTGTTTCCCTATCCCAAGGCAAATTCTTAAGAACAGAATGGCTGCTCCCCTTGACTCTGGGACTGCTCTTCCTGAACACAGCTAGTCTATGAGTCTACAGATGAATGGAGCTGCAGGAAAATAAGTGCTCAAAAAAGAAACATGCAATTATTTGGGTACAAGAAGAGCTGATGTGTGCCAGTATGCAAAATAAACCAAGTGccccaaaatacagctttttctggGAAAGCTAGTGCTACTACTAGAAAAATGAGTTAGCATTGCCAAAGAAACAGAACATATTTACAAGCAAAGACACAGCCTagaacccccaaatcctccaTTCCATCTTGTCTCATCCTCATAAAAATCCTGCTTTCCAGTTCACTTATTTAGGAAGTCTATTCTGTCACTGTTGGACAGGAAATTTATATACAATATGTGCTTTCTTCCTGCAGCTGAGGATTAAGAAAAGTTTTCCAGGCAGATCTAGTCTTGCTCTAAATGATGAGTCAACAATAGTTGGTGTTAATGACAGGGGAAGTCAAAGCCTTTTCTTAATTCTGACCAGGTCTGTGCCTAGTCGTCTTTCTGCTGGGTGCTCCGATTCCTGTAATTAAAGATGAGCTACTCAAGGAAACCCGATGCTGCTGAGAAGCACAGGAAACAGAGCGATTCGGGATACCCTTCTCCATGCGTTAGAATGGTAGCAGTGCTGCTCTGTCCAGGAACCTCCGTGTTTGCCAGACAGGGATGTTAATGTAAAGAGCCAACAAAGATCCCACCCATTTTGTCCAAGCAATAGCCTTGTTAGTGTAATAGGTCTGACACTGAAGGCTATTTGAGTACTATGTTTTCAGGCTGCCGTGACTCAAAAGGAGAGCTGCATGAATTCGATTCCCACTGGAGAACCAACGACTGCCATGATTGCTCCTGTTCCAGGGATGGAATTGACCACTGCTCCAGATGAGTTCAGAGCAGCAGTAGGGTTTTTCCTCCACTGCCATGATACAGCACAAACCACTTCCCTTCACACAGGGGTCCCTGAGAAACAGCCCTGACCCTTCTATCACTCACTTGATATCACAAAACCCAACACTGTCGTCACTGTGCACGCAAGAAGTTCCTCTGACTAATATAGCTCATATTTAACAaattattcttaattaaaaaaaaagaagacttaaTTCTTCTTGGGGCTAAAATTGCAGGCAAGATACTGATTCAAGAGAGAACACGCAGTTATGTAAGAAATTTCTACTGGTCCTAATCCAGATCTTCCGAAAGCCACACTCTGCACCTCTTTTCTCTGAGAAGCAGCTTAAGGTATACTGGCCTGCCTGTAATTTTTCCTATAGTGACACCCAACCACTCATGCAATTCTTGTTCCATACTGtggctgaaaagaaaaagcaatgacaTTGGCGTAGCAAATAAACACAACAAACATCCCCTAAGTGTAAATCAGATCAGTAAACTACAACTGTCCCCTCATCCTGCTTAAGCAGAGACTAAATAACATTTGAGCTGGGAGCTTTGTGTGAGCTCCCTTTTCTGCTCCTGAACACTTCCTCAGTATAGCCTCTTCATACTAAAAGTGCAAATGCCATCTGAAATGGAAATTGTTCACTTCTTGGTGTCATCACCTCTGTCTTTCTTTTCCCAGTGACAGCTTTGCAACACCAGCTGGCTATAATGAAGTGAAGTGTGTAAGTATTTTCAACAAGGAGACCTGCACTTATAAAGTAGTGGAGAACGATGATCACTCAAAAGAATGCCCAGTCCATAACTGGGTGGGCTAACAGACCAGGATTGTGGATTTGGgggatatttcctttttttttgttttaagggtTCTCTCTCTCACAAAttcaaaaacactgaaaaatggagCTGTTGAGTGAAATCTACTTGTAAAACCTATCACCTAATAAAACTGAATATCTACTCAGAAAAGACTTCcttgttttctctgctttctgcttccccaTGAAGAAAGAACTGAATTGTTCCTTCCTTGAGATCAGAAATTAAAGCTGACATTTTTTAGCATCCTCAATAGCTGTTAATTCTTCTCTAGTCACGCTTCAGTGCCAGGGAGTATATTCTGTTATCTGTGCACAGCTGTATcttaaagctaaaataaaatcagatgaaACATCAGAAATTCATGTGACTGATTTTCTTCTTTGAGGATGGAAACTTAAAGAATTAACATTCCAAAAAAGAcatgggaaagaaatgaaaaacaactcAAAAAGATCTTTCTGAACACTCTCTTTTCTGGGACAATGTCTTATTTGATGATCTTTCATCCTATATGGCTCACTGAAGCCTGCCCAACCTATGGACTACAAGAACCAACAGCTACCCAGCCTAACCCAGCACTATACTTCCATTGCACCCACATCACAGCAGACCCAGTCCTCAACCTGGGGTTTGGGTAAAATAAAAGGTCCTTAAGAACTTCAAGTTATTAAATTAGCCAATAGACAGGATTGTGGCTGGAAGGAGAGACTGATCTGGACTGGGCTCAAACAAGGAAGAGTTTGGCAAATCCACAGACAATAACTGAGAGGGATACACTTGCCAGTATAAGCTCTCCCTAGGAGCACTGCTTCATAATCTTTATGGGTACATTTGTTCAGTCGCCTCTTTCCACAAGTGACTATGAACATCCTATGTCTCCATGCTCTATTTCCCCGTAACATAAAGAGCATCTCAGAGCTTCCATAGCTCCTCATTTCAGATTATGGAATGAGCACATACCTTGTCAGTAGGGCCCAGTTCTGCTGTCTGCAGGGGCAAGGCAAACCTCAGCTTGTGTCAGTCTTGACCACATGTGCTCCAGTGAGCAACGCAGGACCCTAGGACTTACACCCCAGTGTTTTATTCCACCtctgcttcccttcctccttccccaggaAGACAACCCTGTTGGTTACACTTTTTTGTTAATTGACTGCCACATGCCCTCTTGGAAGAGGACCCACAGTAACATACTTTATACAACAGTTTACATGCCAAAGCTGCTAATGTCACTGTGCAAATAGACTAAAGGAGTCACAAAGCCCATAAGGCACTTACATGAAGAGCAGTAACAATTATATCTACTGGCAAAAAAGTAAGAGGGCTCTGCATGATTTGAGCTGCACCTGTCCCACTTTATTCTTTCTTGGCTACCAAAACCTGTGCAACACTGGTTGAGGTCTTGTGCTCCCCATCAGACAACAGACAGGTgtcaacaggctgcccaggagcacGTGCAAGATCGCTTTGTAACCGAGCCGATGTTCTTGTGAAGCCCAGGAAGATGCCGTATGTAGAAGTTCAGAGCTTAACGCCCAAAATACTGGTTTGAGAACAAGGGATACCTCTTCCCTCATCATCTTTAGACAGTGGGATTTTGATTAAGTACTTAGCATAGCTAGCTTGACAATTTGTCTGTTACAGCATCATTCATTTTGTAGTTTACCTCCAAACTCACCTGAAACTGactgctgaattttattttttttcctaacatccaccCATATCTGAAAGCTACTGGGACCTGCTTATGGGCTATTTATGCAGACAGTCAGTTATAGTGCAATGTAGAATAAGCTTTGTAGCCAACTATTTAGGCACACGATCAGTTTCTGTCTAGAAGAGATATCCCTTAGTGGTAAGGAACTATTTCACAGGACCAGTCAAAAATAAGATCCAGAGTTCCTAATGCTATTCAGGAAGACTACAAGCTAGAGAATACAAAGACTAAAATATAACAGTAACCAAAAAgcaaagtgctttgaaagcaGGGGTATAAATTTTCACAGTATTTGCAGAGACATTCTGGGTTCAGTATGGTATGGAGACACATGCTTTGAACCCTGAATTATTCCCTTTCTGCAGTACCATAGCCTAAACTGAAAAAGTTGATGAGTCTGGAATTGTGACCTGTGTTTGAGTGAAGTTGAGCTTTGTGTTTATGGTCTCTGTATATAAGAGATCACATTCTGTGCAGTCTTCCAAAAGAAGAggtaatttttctccttcctgtcaTCTTCTTCCCC
This window encodes:
- the LOC126042945 gene encoding beta-microseminoprotein-like; translation: MSELLKYLFEFCFLVQKTILACLLVLAISMPLSNAYCFFQPLRPEMSDGEHAGCRDSKGELHEFDSHWRTNDCHDCSCSRDGIDHCSSFATPAGYNEVKCVSIFNKETCTYKVVENDDHSKECPVHNWVG